Proteins found in one Triticum urartu cultivar G1812 chromosome 4, Tu2.1, whole genome shotgun sequence genomic segment:
- the LOC125552213 gene encoding J domain-containing protein spf31: MGSSEADDDQLLKSFLAEVSEAERDNEVLRILGCFKLNPFEHLKLSFDSSVDEVKKQYRKLSLLVHPDKCKHPQAQEAFGALAKAQQLLLDPQERGYILDQVTSAKEELRAKRKKELRKDSASKIKSQVDEGKYEEQFERSDEFQKQLIIKVREILTDKEWRRRKMQMRISEEEGRLKKDEEETKEMWKRKREHEEKWEETRDQRVSSWRDFMKTGKKARKGELKPPRLKTEDPNKSYVQRPVKRG, encoded by the exons ATGGGGTCGTCGGAGGCCGACGACGACCAGCTCCTCAAGAGCTTCCTGGCCGAGGTCAGCGAGGCCGAGCGCGACAACGAAGTCCTCAG GATACTTGGTTGCTTCAAGTTAAACCCTTTTGAGCATCTTAAGTTGTCTTTTGATTCTTCtgtggatgaggtgaagaagcaATATAGGAAG TTGTCACTGTTGGTCCATCCTGACAAGTGCAAGCATCCACAAGCACAAGAAGCTTTTGGAG CCCTGGCAAAAGCACAGCAGCTCCTACTTGATCCACAGGAAAGAGGGTACATTCTTGATCAAGTTACTTCTGCAAAAG AAGAACTGAGGGCAAAAAGGAAAAAAGAGTTGAGGAAAGATAGTGCATCCAAGATAAAATCCCAAGTAGATGAG GGGAAGTATGAAGAACAGTTTGAAAGATCGGACGAATTTCAGAAGCAGCTAATAATTAAAGTTCGTGAGATTTTGACAGACAAAGAATGGCGTAGGAGGAAAATGCAGATGAGG ATATCAGAGGAAGAAGGAAGACTGAAGAAGGACGAGGAGGAAACAAAAGAAATGTGGAAGAGGAAGAGAGAGCATGAAGAGAAGTGGGAGGAGACGAGAGACCAGCGA GTCTCTAGCTGGAGGGATTTCATGAAGACAGGAAAGAAG GCACGGAAAGGAGAGCTCAAACCTCCAAGGCTCAAGACTGAAGACCCGAACAAATCTTATGTTCAGAGGCCAGTAAAGCGTGGTTAA
- the LOC125552215 gene encoding uncharacterized protein LOC125552215, with translation MALTALETAERRLPCHAEQADAGGKVVAAAAAEQAVPLQEADHGGRLERDDIWNMIQSQKPAAPALTPKQAPYVPAPVRRSSSLLTQKSLEICTESLGSETGSDGFSDAADRSCPGSDDDDGEGGADGVAARAMPPRAFPPPLPSLARRTVGSLQMRQHRRDGRLVVEAVPVLSNTLFRAQRRGGRLLLSFADTAAPAEDEGKNRAQEADQQQADEQTREEEEEDDGEEEVQVVDRGTVVEVKVSTQPQAHNSGARVHRSSLVINKFVGAEPVNASEINDTAAAPQQPPKPPSSSEAAAPALSATATLPGPEDDGSAATPCEGKVLMTTRRRRSKQELLNHMRRCGQLSGQLFIWEPRVATSS, from the coding sequence ATGGCACTCACGGCGCTCGAGACCGCGGAGCGGCGCCTGCCGTGCCACGCCGAGCAGGCCGACGCCGGCGGCAAGGTggtggctgctgctgctgctgagcAGGCCGTGCCGCTGCAGGAGGCGGACCACGGCGGCCGTCTCGAGAGGGACGACATATGGAACATGATCCAGTCGCAGAAGCCCGCGGCCCCGGCGTTGACGCCGAAGCAGGCGCCGTACGTGCCGGCCCCCGTGCGCCGCTCCTCCAGCCTGCTCACCCAGAAGAGCCTGGAGATCTGCACAGAGAGCCTCGGCTCCGAGACCGGCTCCGACGGCTTCTCCGACGCCGCCGACCGCTCCTGCCCGGGctccgacgacgacgacggcgagggCGGCGCCGACGGGGTGGCCGCGCGCGCCATGCCGCCCCGCGCGTTCCCGCCGCCGCTGCCCTCGCTGGCGCGCCGCACCGTCGGGTCGCTGCAGATGAGGCAGCACCGCCGCGACGGCCGCCTCGTCGTCGAGGCCGTCCCCGTGCTGTCCAACACCCTGTTCCGCGCGCAGCGCCGTGGCGGGCGCCTGCTCCTCTCCTTCGCTgacaccgccgccccggccgAGGACGAGGGGAAGAACCGCGCCCAGGAAGCCGACCAGCAGCAGGCCGACGAGCAGACccgcgaggaggaggaggaggatgacggCGAGGAGGAGGTCCAGGTCGTGGACAGAGGCACCGTCGTCGAGGTCAAGGTCAGCACGCAGCCCCAGGCGCACAACAGTGGGGCGCGGGTGCACCGCTCCTCGCTCGTCATCAACAAGTTCGTCGGCGCCGAGCCCGTCAACGCCTCCGAGATCAATGACACCGCCGCTGCGCCGCAGCAGCCGCCCAAGCCTCCGAGCAGTTCGGAGGCCGCAGCTCCGGCTCTAAGCGCGACCGCGACGCTGCCTGGCCCGGAAGACGACGGCAGTGCTGCCACGCCCTGCGAGGGCAAGGTGCTGATgacgacgaggaggcggcggagcaagCAGGAGCTCCTCAACCACATGCGCCGGTGCGGCCAGCTGAGCGGGCAGCTCTTCATATGGGAGCCGCGCGTCGCCACCTCCTCCTGA